A genomic window from Erwinia sp. SLM-02 includes:
- the gmk gene encoding guanylate kinase encodes MAQGTLYIVSAPSGAGKSSLIQALLKTQPLYDTQVSISHTTRGVRPGENHGEHYYFVNHDEFRSMISEDAFLEHAEVFGNYYGTSRKAIEQVLATGVDVFLDIDWQGAKQIRQKMPASRSIFVLPPSKDELDRRLRGRGQDSEEVITRRMEQAVAEMSHYAEYDYLIVNDDFDLALSDLKTIIRAERLRMGRQKARHDALISKLLAD; translated from the coding sequence ATGGCTCAAGGCACGCTATATATTGTTTCCGCCCCCAGCGGCGCGGGTAAATCCAGTCTGATTCAGGCACTGTTAAAAACGCAACCGCTGTACGACACGCAGGTCTCTATTTCGCATACTACTCGCGGCGTGCGGCCGGGTGAAAATCACGGCGAACATTACTACTTCGTTAACCACGATGAGTTTCGTTCCATGATTAGCGAAGATGCCTTTCTGGAACATGCCGAGGTGTTCGGTAATTATTACGGAACCTCCCGCAAGGCGATTGAGCAAGTTCTGGCTACCGGCGTTGATGTTTTTCTTGATATCGACTGGCAGGGCGCCAAGCAGATTCGCCAGAAAATGCCCGCCTCGCGTAGCATTTTCGTGTTGCCACCGTCGAAAGATGAACTTGATCGTCGCCTTCGTGGGCGCGGGCAGGACAGCGAAGAGGTGATAACCAGGCGTATGGAACAGGCTGTGGCAGAAATGAGCCACTATGCTGAATACGATTATTTAATCGTGAACGATGATTTCGATCTGGCGCTGTCCGATCTGAAGACCATCATTCGCGCCGAGCGTCTGCGCATGGGCCGTCAAAAAGCCCGCCACGATGCTTTAATTAGCAAACTATTGGCAGACTGA
- the rpoZ gene encoding DNA-directed RNA polymerase subunit omega: MARVTVQDAVEKIGNRFDLVLVAARRARQMQVGGKDPLVPEENDKSTVIALREIEEGLITNQILDVRDRQEQQEQEAAEIQAVTAIAEGRR; this comes from the coding sequence ATGGCACGCGTAACCGTACAGGACGCAGTAGAAAAAATTGGTAACCGTTTTGACCTGGTTCTGGTGGCAGCACGTCGCGCACGTCAGATGCAGGTTGGTGGTAAAGATCCACTGGTTCCAGAAGAAAACGATAAATCTACCGTTATCGCACTGCGCGAAATCGAAGAGGGTCTGATCACTAATCAGATCCTTGACGTGCGCGATCGTCAGGAACAGCAAGAGCAGGAAGCCGCTGAAATTCAGGCTGTTACTGCTATCGCTGAAGGTCGTCGTTAA